The genome window GGCCCAGCATATTTGTTATACAGTGCAAGATCATGTGCAGTATAACGTGAAATCTGGACGAAAAAAATATTCGATTCAAACGGTATTGGAATTTGCGTTACAAGATAATGTACTAGGATTTTCTTATGAAATTCAAGGGAGTTTTCCTTTAGTTGAATTAGAGGACTTAGGAAATAAAAATGGCTTAGAGCTAGTGAATTTATGTTTGGAAGAATTCGGAGCAATTTTATTTGCAGATAATAAAAAGCTTTATTTTTACGATGAAAAAAGTTGGTATGTAAGGACAGAGAAGCAATTTCGTTATTTATATAATACAGAAGAAGTTTCGGTGGATACGAACACAGACAATTTGAAGACGGAGATAAAATGTTACGGCAAGCAAAAAGAGAATGCCGATAAGCTGACTGGAGATAATAAGTACATGGCGGTTGTCACGTATACTTCGCCAAATGAGGCTATTTACGGGAAACGAATGGCAAATGCTAAAAGTGATGACAAAATCACGAACAATGATGACTTATTAATTTTTGCAAAGAAGCAAATTCTAGATGTTCCGGAGACGGCGCTTACTATCGCTTACAAAGGAAAAGAACCTGTTTCAGAGCGGGATGTTTGGTATTTCATTCATGAACCGATGGGGTTTGAAACAGAAGTAAAAGTAACGAAAATTAAATCGAGTCATCCTTGGAGTAAGAAGTTTCAAGAAATTGGCTTCAGTAATTCGCGACGGGATATGGTCCGAATTCAAACGCAAATTGCTAATCAAGTGAAAAAAGCGAGCGTAGATACAAATAAAATTAATTCGTTTTCGAGCATCGCAATGAATGCTTATGATTCACGAATTTTAACGGAAGTAGTAGGTGTGGTAGATGGCGACTGAAATTAGAGTGTTAAAAAATGTAGATGATACAGTTTTCTATCCGAAGACACATGTAACGGCCGTGGAAGGTTTAGACTCGGCTACAACTACTACATCTGGATTAATGCCCGCCAGCGACAAAACGAAATTAAATGGAATCGAAGCTAATGCAGAAAAAAACAATGTGACTGCAATCGATATTGCCAATTGGAATAAAAAACAGGACGCAATTTTGGTTTCTGAAAATGGTTCTAATTTCAAAATAACTGTCACAAATGCTGGTGAACTAAAGGCAACAAAAGTGGAATAGGAAGGAGGTTGCGTATGAAGTTGGATTTATGGAAATGGGAAATGCTTCTTCAAGGTCGAGAATTTAGAAATAAAACAAATGACAACTGGCAAAAATTGATGGATTGGTCCGATTTTATTTCAACAGGTTTAAGCGCGATTTATGTCTATGTAAATAAAGCGGATGCTACCTTAAATAACAAAATTGATACCGTGGATAAAGCAGTAAATGCAAGGGTTAATGAGCTGATTAGCGGGACAGAGCAGCTAAGTGAAGTGGTTGATGCGAGATCAGATGCGTTTGGTGCACGATATCCTGTGCTAAGAGAACGTTTAAACCAAGAACAGCTTAACTTTAGCAAAAAGAGCACGATTCAATTTGATGCGAGTACTATCATAAGTATGGAAAAACAAGATATTGGGCTGCTAACAAGTAAAAAAATCTCAGAAGCGCAAACCGTATGTTTTTTAAATATATCAAGCCTCGATGAAGAAGCAGATATTGTTCTTGAAAAAACAGGTGAGACAAGCTTCTCAGACAATTTAACGAGCCTAGTCTTTGCGAAAATTGGAACGAATGAACGCTACCAAATGGAGCCAGTTGGTGCATAAAGGAGGAGTGAGCGATGACTGAAATAAAGCGAATGCTACAGACAAAAGAAGATAATTCAAAAGAACAATTTTATCCAGAGACGCATGTTGCGGGGATTGTCGGGTTGACAGAATATGTGTCAGGTCAGCTTCCGACGGGTGTGGTCAGTGTGAATGGTAAGGCAGGTCGCGTGTTACTGGATGCTGAAGACGTTCACGCTGCAAAAAAAAGCCACACCCATGAAGTCGCAACATACACTACGGATGGCTTTATGAGTTCTTTTGATAAACAAAAGATTGATCAATTAGTTTCACCGGAAGCTGGCGTGACAAGCATAAATGGTAAAACAGGGATTGTTGATTTATTCGCATCGGACTTAGATGCAGCAGAGATAAACCACACGCATGCAGAAGCAACTACTACAGAAAGCGGTTTTTTATCAATCGACGACAAAGAAAAATTAGATGCGATACAAGTAATCGCGCTGGAAACTATTAAGGAGGTTATAGAATGACTAAAATTGTAAAAATGTCAGAGAAGAATGAACATGGAACTCTAGAACAATTCTATCCAGAAACACATGCAGAGGCTGTTAAAGGACTTGTGTCGGTTTCAGAGGAAGAGAAAACAATTTGGGATCAAAAGGAAAGTACGGCGGGTGCAGAGCAAAAAGCAAACACAGCCTTAAATAGTGCTAAAGATTATGTGGATACGATAGGTGAAGGAACGGTGATTTTTAAAGGCGCTAACCTTATGGGAGCTGGCCAATCATTTAAATGGGACGCTTCTAAACTGAAATTTGGGATGACTTTGTTATTTAGTCGCTATGATGCGGCAAATAATACACCGCAAGATTATTATTATCATTCTGTATTCTTATCTAAGGCACAATTAGTTGAGCTTGCAGGAAAAGGTATTTTAGTTCAAATGCCATCAACGACTTATGGAGATCGAAAATATCTGTATGTTTCAACAACTGGGTTATCTGGACATTTTGATAATTCGAATTATGCGGCTTGGGCTCTGCGCCAAGTAACAATTATGTAACTAAAAAGGAGGTTTTCCATGGAAGTCATACTAAAATTCGGGATTTTAGGTTTTGGCGCGATATTTGGATACTTGTTTGGGGAAGTGGATTTATTGGTAAAAGTGCTGGTGTGCTTTATTGTAGCTGACTATATTTCTGGGCTACTCGCTTCAGGGTATCTTGGGGAACTTAGCAGCAAAATGGGTTTCAAAGGAATCGCGAAAAAAATCGCTATCTTAATTTTAGTGGCTATTGCGCATCAAATAGATTTGATTCTGGGAACGCATAATACAACGCGGGATGCGGTTATCTTTTTCTATTTAGCGAATGAGCTGATTTCTATCTTGGAAAATTTCGTTCGAATGGGAATGAAGGTCCCGGAAGTATTGAAAAATTTAATTTTGATTTTCGATGCAAAGTCAGGAGAGGATGAGGAAAAACATGACAAAGATATGGATTGACGCTGGACACGGTGGTAAGGATTCAGGTGCGAGTGGTAATGGACTTGTTGAAAAAAATTGGGTACTAACTGTAGCAAAACAACTTCAAACAGAGTTAGTTAAAGCCGGTTTTGAAGTGGGAATGACAAGAACAAATGATACATTCTATGAATTAAGTGATCGTGCGAAGAAGGCGAATAGTTTTAAAGCTGATTTATTTATTTCGCTTCATTTTAATGCTGGTGGCGGTAAAGGATATGAAGATTATATTTACACATCCGTCCCGGCTGCAACGGTAGAAATACAGAAAATAATTCATAAAAATATTATTACTAAAGTTACTAAACACGGAATGAATGATCGTGGAATGAAGAAAGCTAATTTCGCTGTATTAAGAGAAACAGCAATGGATGCTATCTTACTTGAAGCTGGATTTTGCGATAGCACTGATGCATTAATTCTTGAGAAGAAAGCTTATCAAACTGATTATTGTTTAGGAATTGTATCAGCAGTACAAGAGATTTTTGGGGCTATGGTAACAAAATATAGGGCAGGCAAATATTTGACAAGTGACGATGCTATATCAGGCACAAATATTAAAGGATATTTAGAAGCAGGAACAAAGGTTTTTGTTTATAAAGAAACAGAAAAAACGCTTAATTTAACTACTACAAAGGGTGTTCCAGGAAGCTGGGTTTTAAAAACAGAAGTTAATACAGGAAAAAGATAAAAAAAGGAGCGGCCAATTTGGCTGCTCCTTTTTCTCAATTAACTTCTCTTCCGCAAAACATAAAGCGCAGTAGTTGTTAAAATAACACCAAATACAGTTGCCAATCCAGCTGTATCACCAGTTGTTGGTAAGGAAGTATTGGAAGAAGTTCCTGTTGTTGATGTGTTTGATGTCGTAGTTGTAGGATCTTCGGTAGTAGTAGTTCCGCCGTTTGTGCCGGATCCGTTACCGTTGTTTGTTCCACCATTACCATCCGTTCCTCCGTTATTTCCGTTTCCATTACCATTGTCCGTGCCGCCGTTTCCATTATCTGGAGGAGTCGTTGCCGCAGCTTGAACCGTTGCTTGGAAAGTGGTGCTGTATCCGTTCGGGTCAGTGATAGTTGTTGTGATTTGGTCGCCTTTTTTAAGGTTTAAAGATGTTACATCTACGGAAAACTTGCCATTTGCGTCAGCTGTTGCGTTAGGTCCGGCAGCAAGCGCCATTCTTGCGTTAGCAGTTGCCTTTTGAACGGAAACTGTAGCTCCTGGTAAAGTAGTTCCAGTTAGAGTTTTGTCTTTTTCGGCTAGTTTGTTGATTTTTGTTGCTTCTTTGATGGCTTTGATAGCTGCATCTTTGGTTTCTTTGTCGATTTCAGCTTGGGATTTGTAGACTTTACGTCCTTCTTTTTGAGCTGTAATGACTTTTCCAGCAGCTTTTTGGTCTTTGATGTAGTTGATGAATGTTTCAGTATCTGGGTCGATTGCAGTTACTAGATTTGCTTTTTTGAAGGCTGAGAATCCGTCGCCGCCGCCAAATAGGAAGTCATTGATTACGACTTTGTATTTTTGGTCAGCTTTTAAAGTAGTTCCGTCTTCTGTTGTAACGCTCGCAACTTTGTAAGCATGGTCTAGATCATCTGTATCTGTGAAAGTGTATTTTAGGCCAGAAATTTGTAGGAAATAAGTTTGGTTGCTTAAATATTGTTGGTTTAGAGCTTCCAAAATATCAGCACCAGTCATTTCGACTACTTGAAGAATGTTACCAAATGGTTGAACAGCTTGAGCCGCGCCCCATGTGATTTCGTTTTGGCCATTTGCAAGACGAGTAGTAAGGTCAGAACGAATTCCGCCGTTGTTAGTCATAGCAAAGTCGACATCGGCGCCGGCTTTATTTGCCATGTAACGTTGCGCATCCGTAATCATATTACCAAGCTCTGATTCTTTATCATCAATTGCTTTGTTATCTGGATTGGTGTCACGAGAAATAACGTCTTTATTCGCTAGTCCGATAGTTTCGTTGATAACCCCTTCAATGCGGCTTTTCGCATCTTCAGTTACTGCTGTAATATCGGCATTTGGTGTGACGCTTCTCGTGTTGTATGTAATTTTAGCGTCAGGTGGTGAAACGAAATCGCCAGTTGTTTTATCAAGTTCGCCAGTTACGTCTGAAAAAGCTTTACCATTGTTGTAACTTTGGACGATACGAGTTTTGCCAACTAATCCGTTTGTGTATTGGTGATTGTGACCAGCAAGGACTAAATCGACCGAGTTATTTGGGTCTAATTCGTTTGCTTTTGTCATCATATTGGCAGCTTCGCCAGCTACATCTTGTTTTGTTCCAGTATTTGGATTTCCAGTGGAAAGTGCGGGAACGTGAGATAAAACAACGATTGCGTTAACGCCTTGGCCTCTAAGTTCAGCAGAGTATTTGACGATTGTTTCTGCTTCGTCAAGGAAATCGTAGTCTTTAATATGATTCGCAAGAACTAAGTTAGGAATTTCTGTTGTAACGATACCGATGAAGCCAACTTTGACGCCATCAATTTCTTTTACATAGTATGGTAAAAAGCCTTCTGCGACTGTGTTTGTTCCTTTGTTGACTACGTTAGCTGCGACGATTTTCATGTCACTTTTAACGCGTGGATAAGCTTCTACGATTGGTCCGAATTTGTTTGTAGAAACTCCGTCCAAAATTCGTTTGTATTCAGGTAATCCTTCATCAAATTCATGGTTACCTAATGTGCCGACTTCGAAATTCATTTTTTGGAGAACTTTCATCGTTGGCTCGTCTTGAAGTAAACCTGATACTGCTGGACTTGCGCCGACCATGTCGCCCGCTTGAACACGGATAGCATTGTCAGTTGTCGCCCCAGGATTTGCCTGTAAAAATGAGTTAGTGGCATTATCCAAATTGGTAGCTAAGTAATCTGCTCCGCCAATTGGTGAGCCTGATGCATCTTTAGAGGCTGTTTCAAGCGCTCCGTGGAAATCATTTATTCCCAAAATCTGAATGGGAACTGTATCCGCTGCTGCTTGTGCTGTTGTCCCGGTGAATGGTGCTGTAAGTCCGATTGTGAGCCCTGCTACGAGTAAAACATGTGTAGTTTTCTTGAAAAATTTGTTCACTTTCACACTCTCCCTTTTTTCGCCAGTGGCAATTTTGTAAGCGCTAACTCATAGGTGCCTAGCTATAATTGTAGCAAAGAGGAATCACCCTAGCAATAGGAAATATGGATTTTGTGTAAATGTAATGATAAAATTTGGCTATATTTTCATTTCGATGGAAAAAAGGGTAAACTAGAGAAAAAGGAGGGGTAAGATGGATATCTCAAGTACGGAAATATGGGATGCAATTAGGAGAAATAGTTATTTGCTATATTATCAACCAAAAGTAGATGCGAAAACGAATAAAATTATTGGTTTTGAAGGTTTGATTCGATTAAAAACGGCAACAACCATTTTGACTCCAATTGATTTCTTTGATGATATTGTCCTTTTAAATGCAACGCGGGAAATGCAAGATTTTGTTGCTGAAACAGCGATAAAACAGATTAATCAGCTAGGAGGACGTTTTTCAATTTCGATTAATATTCCGGCACATTATGTAGCGAGCAGTACGTATATGACTTTTTTACATGATTATGTGAAAGAACATTTAAAGTATCCGGAATGCTTAGAAATAGAAATTATCGAACGGGGGGAAATAACGGAACTTGCTATCGCGGATAAAAACTTACGAAAAATAAAAGACCTTGGTGTCAAAGTGAGTATGGATGATTTTGGAAAAGGTTATAGCTCGCTTGCGTATTTGCGTAGCTTACCGATTGATATTGTGAAAACAGATATGTCATTTATCGCGCTTTTAAAAACAGATCGAAAACAACAAATTATTATTCGAGCAATTGTTAATTTGTGCCACGATTTAGGCGGGAAAGTGGTTACAGAAGGTGTTGAAGATATTGAACAAGTGGAAAAATTACGGGAAATGAAAGTAGACTATTTCCAAGGTTATTATTTTAGTCGACCACTACCGATGGAAGATATTAAAGAAAAATATTCCTTTGTGTGAGATTTATAAATAAAAAATTGGTTGGTGTGAGAATGGTAATTTACCAAATTCACACCAACCAATTTTATTTTATTTGATTAAATTATTTGAAGCATCTTTTACAACCACATCATGCGCGCCGCCTTCTACGATAGAAGTGGACGAAACAAGGGTGATTTTTGCTTTTTGTTGTAATTCAGGGATATTGAGCGCGCCGCAGTTACACATTGTAGAGCGGACTTTGCTAAGGCTGATTGCAACATTGTCTTTCAAAGATCCAGCGTAAGGAACATAAGAATCTACGCCTTCTTCAAAAGATAATTTCTTGTCGCCTCCAAGGTCATAACGTTGCCAGTTGCGCGCGCGGTTAGCTCCTTCGCCCCAATATTCTTTCATATACGTACCATTTAAATTCACTTTGTTAGTAGGGCTTTCGTCAAAACGGGAGAAGTAACGGCCAAGCATGATGAAGTCCGCACCCATTGCTAGAGCTAGCGTCATGTGGTAGTCATAAACAATTCCACCATCAGAACAAATCGGAATATATACACCAGTTTCTTCAAAATATTCATCGCGAGCTTTAGCCACATCAATTAGCGCAGTTGCTTGCCCGCGGCCGATACCTTTTTGTTCACGCGTGATACAAATGGAACCACCACCAACGCCAACTTTAACGAAATCTGCGCCAGCTTCTGCAAGATAACGGAAACCATCGCGGTCAACAACATTCCCTGCGCCAACTTTGACCGTATCGCCGTATTTACCGCGAACATAGTCAAGTGTGCGTTTTTGCCATTCGGAGTAACCCTCAGAGGAATCGATACAAAGAATATCTGCGCCAGCTTCAACTAGAGCGGGAACACGTTCTTCGTAGTCGCGCGTATTAATACCAGCTCCAACAACGTAACGTTTGGAGGAATCAAGTAGTTCTAATTTGTTTTCTTTATTGGAGTCATAGTCTTTGCGGAATACCATGTGGACTAAGTTTTTATTGTCGTCTACAAGTGGTAAGGCATTTAATTTGTTGTCCCAAATAATGTTGTTAGCTTCTTTTAAAGTGGTCGATTTGTTGGCAGTAACTAATTTTTCGAAAGGAGTCATGAAATCTGCTACTTTTTCATCAGGGCTCATGCGCGTTACGCGGTAGTCGCGACTTGTCACGATTCCTAGTAATTTACCGTGCGCTGTGCCGTCTTCTGTAACTGCAACTGTGGAATGACCAGTTTTTTCTTTTAAATCAAGAATGTCTTGAAGGGTTTTGTCTGGGCTGATGTTGGAATCGCTAATAACGAAACCAGCTTTATGATTTTTCACGCGGGAAACCATTGCCGCTTCACTTTCGATGGACTGGGAGCCGAAAATGAAAGATACGCCACCTTCTGTAGCAAGAGCGATCCCCATATTATCATCAGAAACAGCTTGCATAATTGCGGAAACAAGCGGAATATTCATTGTGATTGCAGATTCTTCACCCTTTTTAAATTTTACGATTGGTGTTTTTAAGCTAACGTTTGTTGGAACACATTCAGCGGATGAATAGCCTGGAACAAGTAAAAATTCACTAAATGTGCGGGACGGTTCTTCAAAATAAAATGCCATTATTTCCACTCCTTCTTCTATTTTTAAATGAATTTATAAAATATCTTTATTATTTCAATAACTGGCAGGAAAGTCAATGATTGGGGGAGCTTTTTTAGGAATGTTTCTGGACGTTTTCTTTTGGTTGATGAGTGGAATAGATGGAAGGTAGAGAAACTTTGGCGAAGGAGGTAATCAGATGGACGAGGAAACGCTGCTTGAGCGAGGCTACCGTAAGTATCGCGGGGCGGATATAGATATTTATTTTAATACAAATGTTTGCGAGCATTCGGGTAATTGTGTAAAAGGTAACGCAGAACTTTTTAATTTGGAACGAAAACCGTGGATTATGCCAGATAATGTATCGAAAGAAGAGGCAAAACGGGTGATTCATACTTGCCCAAGTGGAGCGCTTCAATATATAGAGAAATAGGAGGAGATTAAATGGAATATAAAAATGGTGAAAATAGAATTTATGCTGTAAATGATGAAGGCGTAGAGGTTGGCGAAGTGACTTTTGTGCCAACTGGGGAAGATATGTTTATTATTGACCATACTGGCGTGGATGATGCGGCTCGTGGTCAAGGAATAGCCCAAGAACTCGTGAAACGTGCGGTTGAAAAAGCAAAATCAGAAGGGAAGAAAATTGTTCCGCTTTGTCCATTTGCAAAAGCTGAGTTTTCTAAGAAGCCGGAATATCAAGAAGTAGAAGTATCTAAATAATAAGCGTAGACTGGGTTTTCTGCCCGGTCTATTTTTTTATAAAATAATTTTTGGGATTTCAGTTTTCTCTTCTTGACATCTGCTTTGTTTCAGTGTATCTTTAATTCACAGTAAACTTATAGGAATAATAGTATTACGTTTTCTTATCAAGAGTGGTGGAGGGAATCGGCCCAGTGAAGCCCAGCAGCGGAGCGCAAGTTCTATGCTAATTCCGATCAGAAGTAATATTCTGGCAGATAAGTAGTAGCTTTTAATGAGGCGCTTCGATTCTGACCAAAAAACAGAGGAAGCGTTATTTTTTAGCGCTTAAAGAGGGGAGTTTTTGTTAGATGAAGAAATTTTTATTAGTAGCGGTTATCTCGGTTTTTGCCTTGGTGTTAACGGCTTGCGGAGGCTCTGGCGCTAGTTCAGACAAAGCAAACGGTTCCGGCAAAGCGAAAGACGGCGGCTCTCTAATTATCGGTGTTACTGGAGATCCAGAAGTTATCAATCCGAACTACGCTTCTGACCGTGTAACATTAACGATTCAACAAGCTGTATACGCACCGCTATTTTGGGAAGTTGACGGGAAACCGGCACTTGCAAAAAGCTTAGATATTTCAGATGACAACTTAACTTACACTGTGAAACTAAAAGATGGTTTAACTTGGCACGACGGTAAACCTTTAACTGCAGATGATGTAGTATTTACTGTAAATTCTATTTTAGATACAAAACAAAACAGTCCGAACCGCGGCAACTTTGTTTTTGACAATAAACCTGTAAAAGTAGAAGCAGTAGACGACACAACGGTTAAATTTACATTACCGACTGTTGCTCCAGCCTTTGAAAATACAATTAAAACTTTCTTCCCAATTCCAAAACATATTTTTGAAGGGGTAGAAAACATCGAGAAAAGTGATAAAAACAAAAATCCAATCGGCTCAGGTCCGTACAAATTTGTTGAATACAAAACAGGCGAATACGTTTCCTTAGAAAGATTCAACGACTACTTTGACGGCAAACCAAAATTGGATAAAGTTACTTTCCGAATCACAAAAGACCAAAACGCAGCTAATTTAGCCCTGCAAAATGGTGAAATCAACTTAAAATCCATTCAACCTTCTGATAGAAACAAAGTAGAGAAAGCGAGCGCGGTAAACATTATCACTTACCCAGAAAATCGCTTAAGCTATGCGACATTCAACGAAAACCAACCAGCACTTAAATCAAAAGAACTTCGCCAAGCCCTTTCTTATGCGCTTGATCGTGAAGAAATCATTGATGCGGCTTACGGTTCAGATGAATACGCAAAACCAGCTTCCTCGTTCCTAACAGAAAACACGAAATATTTCACGGATAAAGTAGAAACATACGATCAAGACATTGCCAAAGCGAAAAAATTAGTAAAAGAAAGTGGTTTTGATACAAGTCAAAAACTAACTGTTTACTATTTAAACAACAGTAAATCACAAGAAAGTATCGCGCTTTACTTGCAACAACAATACAAAGAAATCGGCGTGACACTTGATTTGAAACCAACTGATCCAAATGCACTTAGCAACATTACACTTGACCGTAAAAACGCAGATTACTCCATCGCTCTTAATGGTTATATCATGGGGAACGACCCTGATGCATATAAATCCCTATATCTAAGCGATGCGCCATACAATTACTCGAACTACCACAACAAAGACCTAGACGCACTTTGGGAAAAAGGTGCTGTAACAGCTGACGACAAAGAACGTCAAGAAATCTATGAAAAAATCCAAAACACAATTGCTGATGACGCTGTAATTTATCCAATTTCTTATGATAATGCAGTGCTAGCTCTTGATAGCCGTTATGGTGGACAAAAAGCTGCAACACCACAACCAGTAACAATGTTCCGTGATCTTTCTAAACTATATTTAACGGAATAATAATTAAAAATCATTCGTAAAAAATCTGGCCTGCCATGCTTGTATTTGGCAGGTTCAGATTTTTACTTGTCATTTTTAGTGTTTTAGATAGGAGATAAATTATGCTAAAAACAATCATAAAACGCGTATTGCAAATTATTCCGATGCTATTTATTATCTCGATTATTTCGTTTGCACTTATAAAATTAGCGCCCGGGGATCCCGTGAATTCTTTTGTTACACCTGATATGAATCCTGACGATGTGGAGCGGATTAGACAAAGTTTAGGGCTGGATCAACCAATTTATGTACAATATTTTATTTGGCTTGGAAATTTGTTGCAGGGAAATCTTGGTTATTCGATTGTGAATAGTCAGCCAGTTTTGCAACAAA of Listeria monocytogenes contains these proteins:
- a CDS encoding phage tail protein; this encodes MDYVIIQSMDKEVEEILTDIDYGSFSYDYEKNTSRAISFTVNKTKQNAAIFDLVGNEAILTYQGQQFVIKKCTPKSIGGTISKQITAQHICYTVQDHVQYNVKSGRKKYSIQTVLEFALQDNVLGFSYEIQGSFPLVELEDLGNKNGLELVNLCLEEFGAILFADNKKLYFYDEKSWYVRTEKQFRYLYNTEEVSVDTNTDNLKTEIKCYGKQKENADKLTGDNKYMAVVTYTSPNEAIYGKRMANAKSDDKITNNDDLLIFAKKQILDVPETALTIAYKGKEPVSERDVWYFIHEPMGFETEVKVTKIKSSHPWSKKFQEIGFSNSRRDMVRIQTQIANQVKKASVDTNKINSFSSIAMNAYDSRILTEVVGVVDGD
- a CDS encoding phage holin family protein, whose product is MEVILKFGILGFGAIFGYLFGEVDLLVKVLVCFIVADYISGLLASGYLGELSSKMGFKGIAKKIAILILVAIAHQIDLILGTHNTTRDAVIFFYLANELISILENFVRMGMKVPEVLKNLILIFDAKSGEDEEKHDKDMD
- a CDS encoding N-acetylmuramoyl-L-alanine amidase; protein product: MTKIWIDAGHGGKDSGASGNGLVEKNWVLTVAKQLQTELVKAGFEVGMTRTNDTFYELSDRAKKANSFKADLFISLHFNAGGGKGYEDYIYTSVPAATVEIQKIIHKNIITKVTKHGMNDRGMKKANFAVLRETAMDAILLEAGFCDSTDALILEKKAYQTDYCLGIVSAVQEIFGAMVTKYRAGKYLTSDDAISGTNIKGYLEAGTKVFVYKETEKTLNLTTTKGVPGSWVLKTEVNTGKR
- a CDS encoding bifunctional metallophosphatase/5'-nucleotidase, coding for MKVNKFFKKTTHVLLVAGLTIGLTAPFTGTTAQAAADTVPIQILGINDFHGALETASKDASGSPIGGADYLATNLDNATNSFLQANPGATTDNAIRVQAGDMVGASPAVSGLLQDEPTMKVLQKMNFEVGTLGNHEFDEGLPEYKRILDGVSTNKFGPIVEAYPRVKSDMKIVAANVVNKGTNTVAEGFLPYYVKEIDGVKVGFIGIVTTEIPNLVLANHIKDYDFLDEAETIVKYSAELRGQGVNAIVVLSHVPALSTGNPNTGTKQDVAGEAANMMTKANELDPNNSVDLVLAGHNHQYTNGLVGKTRIVQSYNNGKAFSDVTGELDKTTGDFVSPPDAKITYNTRSVTPNADITAVTEDAKSRIEGVINETIGLANKDVISRDTNPDNKAIDDKESELGNMITDAQRYMANKAGADVDFAMTNNGGIRSDLTTRLANGQNEITWGAAQAVQPFGNILQVVEMTGADILEALNQQYLSNQTYFLQISGLKYTFTDTDDLDHAYKVASVTTEDGTTLKADQKYKVVINDFLFGGGDGFSAFKKANLVTAIDPDTETFINYIKDQKAAGKVITAQKEGRKVYKSQAEIDKETKDAAIKAIKEATKINKLAEKDKTLTGTTLPGATVSVQKATANARMALAAGPNATADANGKFSVDVTSLNLKKGDQITTTITDPNGYSTTFQATVQAAATTPPDNGNGGTDNGNGNGNNGGTDGNGGTNNGNGSGTNGGTTTTEDPTTTTSNTSTTGTSSNTSLPTTGDTAGLATVFGVILTTTALYVLRKRS
- a CDS encoding EAL domain-containing protein produces the protein MDISSTEIWDAIRRNSYLLYYQPKVDAKTNKIIGFEGLIRLKTATTILTPIDFFDDIVLLNATREMQDFVAETAIKQINQLGGRFSISINIPAHYVASSTYMTFLHDYVKEHLKYPECLEIEIIERGEITELAIADKNLRKIKDLGVKVSMDDFGKGYSSLAYLRSLPIDIVKTDMSFIALLKTDRKQQIIIRAIVNLCHDLGGKVVTEGVEDIEQVEKLREMKVDYFQGYYFSRPLPMEDIKEKYSFV
- a CDS encoding IMP dehydrogenase; the encoded protein is MAFYFEEPSRTFSEFLLVPGYSSAECVPTNVSLKTPIVKFKKGEESAITMNIPLVSAIMQAVSDDNMGIALATEGGVSFIFGSQSIESEAAMVSRVKNHKAGFVISDSNISPDKTLQDILDLKEKTGHSTVAVTEDGTAHGKLLGIVTSRDYRVTRMSPDEKVADFMTPFEKLVTANKSTTLKEANNIIWDNKLNALPLVDDNKNLVHMVFRKDYDSNKENKLELLDSSKRYVVGAGINTRDYEERVPALVEAGADILCIDSSEGYSEWQKRTLDYVRGKYGDTVKVGAGNVVDRDGFRYLAEAGADFVKVGVGGGSICITREQKGIGRGQATALIDVAKARDEYFEETGVYIPICSDGGIVYDYHMTLALAMGADFIMLGRYFSRFDESPTNKVNLNGTYMKEYWGEGANRARNWQRYDLGGDKKLSFEEGVDSYVPYAGSLKDNVAISLSKVRSTMCNCGALNIPELQQKAKITLVSSTSIVEGGAHDVVVKDASNNLIK
- a CDS encoding (4Fe-4S)-binding protein; translation: MDEETLLERGYRKYRGADIDIYFNTNVCEHSGNCVKGNAELFNLERKPWIMPDNVSKEEAKRVIHTCPSGALQYIEK
- a CDS encoding GNAT family N-acetyltransferase → MEYKNGENRIYAVNDEGVEVGEVTFVPTGEDMFIIDHTGVDDAARGQGIAQELVKRAVEKAKSEGKKIVPLCPFAKAEFSKKPEYQEVEVSK
- a CDS encoding ABC transporter substrate-binding protein produces the protein MKKFLLVAVISVFALVLTACGGSGASSDKANGSGKAKDGGSLIIGVTGDPEVINPNYASDRVTLTIQQAVYAPLFWEVDGKPALAKSLDISDDNLTYTVKLKDGLTWHDGKPLTADDVVFTVNSILDTKQNSPNRGNFVFDNKPVKVEAVDDTTVKFTLPTVAPAFENTIKTFFPIPKHIFEGVENIEKSDKNKNPIGSGPYKFVEYKTGEYVSLERFNDYFDGKPKLDKVTFRITKDQNAANLALQNGEINLKSIQPSDRNKVEKASAVNIITYPENRLSYATFNENQPALKSKELRQALSYALDREEIIDAAYGSDEYAKPASSFLTENTKYFTDKVETYDQDIAKAKKLVKESGFDTSQKLTVYYLNNSKSQESIALYLQQQYKEIGVTLDLKPTDPNALSNITLDRKNADYSIALNGYIMGNDPDAYKSLYLSDAPYNYSNYHNKDLDALWEKGAVTADDKERQEIYEKIQNTIADDAVIYPISYDNAVLALDSRYGGQKAATPQPVTMFRDLSKLYLTE